TGAAAATAGCCCGGCACTTCAGTGCCGGGTTGGTAGCGGAATCGGAGCCAGTCCCATAGGGACGGTTGAAATTGAGCCCCGCAGGGGCGACAGTTCATAGCCCGGCACGTGAGTGCCGGGTGGAGGCGGAAGAAGAACCGGAGTCCCGTAGGGACGACACAACACGGACGGCAGGCATCCAGCCGCACGCTCTTTGAGATGAAACGATGATTGGAAAAGAAAGAATTCGGATTCGGCTGAAAGCTTACGACTACCGCGTGCTTGACCAGAGCACCGGCGAGATCGTGGAAACCGCGCGGCGCACCGGCGCGCAGATCGCGGGCCCGATTCCGCTGCCCACGGTCAAGAACAAGTATTGCGTGCTGCGTTCCCCGCACGTGGACAAGAAGTCGCGCGAGCAGTTCGAGATCCGCACCCACAAGCGCCTGCTCGATATCCTCGAGCCGACCCAGCAGAC
Above is a genomic segment from Terriglobia bacterium containing:
- the rpsJ gene encoding 30S ribosomal protein S10, which translates into the protein MGKERIRIRLKAYDYRVLDQSTGEIVETARRTGAQIAGPIPLPTVKNKYCVLRSPHVDKKSREQFEIRTHKRLLDILEPTQQTVDALMKLDLPAGVDVEIKAFGKEHK